The Drosophila suzukii chromosome X, CBGP_Dsuzu_IsoJpt1.0, whole genome shotgun sequence DNA window CACTCGGCCACGGTGCCCATTCATCAGGGCAGCTCCACGGCGCCGACCAGTGGAGCAGCCACGCCCGTAGGCACACCAACTGGGAGCAGCAGTGGCGCCGGAGCCATTCCCTCGCGCAGCTCATCGAGCAGCGTGACGACGCTGACAAAGAGCATACATCCCagattcagcaactacttgaCCTACGAGCGGAGCAGTGCGGCGTCCGCCGCTGGGGGAGCCGAACGCTCGGCAGTGGCATCCGCCGCCGGAGGAGCCGCCTCCGAAGACGACTCCGAGGGCTCCACGACCAGCGATCCCAAGGAGAAGCTGCTGCTCGGCGAGCGGCCGTCGCCGTCGTTTTTTCTCGAGCGCTACAACAAGAAGAGACGCGATCATCGGTTATTTCGGAGTGCCAGCTTCAATTGCCGGAACTACTCCACCCGGCACATGACGGCACAGGCGTCCTCCTCCGGAGGCGGAGGATCGGCGGGGGGAGTAGCGGGCGGAGTAGCTGGACCGGCGGTGGCGGTGGGCGTTGCCTGCTGCCAGGCACTGAGTGCCACCGGCCTGACCAAGGACGAGAAGACTGACATGAATCTGACCAAGAAGCGCCAGATCCAGAACAAGCAGAATCGTTCGATTAAGCGGCGGCACACGGTGGGCGGACCGCACGACTACTCCGCCAGCAATGGCAGCTGCTCGAATCACAGCCACGGTCACGACCTGGCGGCCATCAATTACAATCACCACAATCgccaccaccagcagcagttGCTCAAGCTGGGCAGCGCCACATCGGCCGGCGGAGGCGGTGGCGCAGCGGCGGCCGAGACGACGACCACCACAACGACCACCACCACGGTGCTGCGGCGTCTTGGAGCAGCGGCTGCCGCTCAAGCTGGCGCCGAAGCCAGCGTGGCCCTGCCAGGATCAGGATCTGgatccagcagcagcaacaacaacaactcgCCGCAAAGCGATGGCAGCAACGGCAACGGTGGTGGTGTGGCGGGAGTGCCCTTGAGTGCACAGCCATCTGGATCGGGGGTGGtcaccaacagcagcagcggcggcagcagcaacagcagctcCACCAGCACCACTCCTGCTGGGGATCAGGTCCTGGAAGTGGGCATACGCATCAAGAACATCAACCGAGGCCGCTTCTAAAATCCGTTTCACATGGTTCACACAGTCTGTCTGCTGAACACACATTTAAAAAGAAGCAAAGATAAAACAACGTTTTAAGGAACCTGATTAAAACATGGTTTATACACCATATCATAACGTAATGGAACCACCCTAAAATAGCAGTTGCTTTACAACCACAGTTTACACGAGTATTAACAGGGTTtaatatgaaaacaaaaacataagatgaatatatttaacaatAGTCCGTTAAACACACAAATGCTAAACACACATTTTAAAACCAAAAGTTTAAATGAATGTTAACCTGAGCAAAGttgctaaaaaaaataagaaatcgTAGTAGCAAGAGTAATTTGAAGACAGCCTGGTAGTCTTGCTTCAAAACTTATTTAAAATCAAGGATATTTGTGGCAAAGCTACTTGAATAGGCGCAAAAATACCTCTAGCTACTTCGATTCTGTTCAAAATAGTCACCATAATCTCTATATTACTATATATCTATATCAACGTACAGTTGCAATGTTCGAATGTCCGAATTGGGTTTTAAAAGTTAATCAAATGGAGTGTTGGAATAGTTTTGATTGCAAAACCAATCAGGAGATCAGTCGAGATACGTATTATCACATATTCTACCACgatatattatatattcaTGTGCAGATCCCCGGGAGTTGTGTCGAAAATATAGAAAACTATGAATATAAAGTTAAAAACCAAGCAGACCAACAGGAATAAATAAGGTGCGTTAAGATGATTAGTTGGCACAGATCCGAGATTGAACGGCTAAATGCACTGTAACAAGAACGAACAACTCCCAGGGGAAAAGAAATCTTAACAATGCAACGCAGAAAAAACAATCTTAGATGAAAAAAACTATACGAGGGCAGGAAGTAATTTATTCGCACACACAAAATACACAAAACACACAATTTAAATGGGAACCAAGCAAAGAAATCTGGATGCAGACAGAGAGAGGTATATATTcgagagacagagagagatACATAGAGCGAGAGGGAGACGGAGAAtcagcgagagagagagagagaactATTTTGTAAAACGTATACAACACAATACAGAAAATCGCATAAATAACCACCTATGTATAGGAACAATCGAATGTGTCGCCTGTCCTAGAAATATCAAGGAGTCCCTCTGACAACTAAGTTGTGCTAGGTCTTTACTAGGAATccgttttttgttgtttaaacGTAGTTTGTTCTTATTTGTGTACCTGTGTACCTGCTGTTAAAAAAAAGTGGACGAAAAGGAGATCCCATTTTTGGTGCCTTAAATTATTTGCTTTAAATTCTGGAAAACCAATTTTTTTATCCACAacaattttgtatatttttttgataaaCAAAACCTGTGTTTACCCTTGGCGGTGCTGTAGAAAATGCATTATATAGGTGCAgctatataaatatttacatatattCCGCACACAAGGTGATGTCTAGGCAGGCGACCAGAGGAAGGATACAATGATCGAAGTGAGGTTTGATTGATAGAGCGACTATATGTTTACCATATAACGCAAGAGAGACGGCATAAATTTACATTtacatataatataatatatatttttgtgtaGTTTGTATATGATTTAAGTTTGGCAAAACGGAGAACGCATAAAAGTACATGCAAATTTATATGATTAAGCAATTAGGTAATAGTTGTATAGTATTCCTCCCATTTGTTTGCTGTATATAcgaattattttttttttttgatttcattCACAATTATGATTTACACCACCCTTCCCCCCAAAAATGGATATATAAAggcttatatattttatacgcattttgttttgttaCCCGAAGACGGAATCAAACTAGAAGGCAGGAGAAAAGTATATAAAAAGAACCCCAAGCGCGCAACGTTgctatataaatattatgattaactaaaaacaattttttgttagACTTTAGgtagttattttttaaaaattgtattttctaTTATACATGTATAcatctatatatattttatttgtattatgattttttttcaaacaaaaataaatgtgGATTTTCTATAATGCTATAAACGACAACAcaataaaaaagaaacaaccaatattaagaataaaatgtaCAAGTATAAACCGGAAGCAAGTTGTTTTAATTACCCCAAGGTTTATTAACTATATATCTGTCCCCGTAAATGGTAATGATCTATGTACAAAATGGCACGGTGAATGGTGGCTCTTAGAGCTTGGCCTGTGGACCCGTTCCCGAGATCTTGTAGACGAACTCGTGGGCCACATCATAGTGCGGGTTGCAGCTCTGGCGCACTCTCTTCAGCCACGCCCGAATTTTGGGATACTTGATCCTAACATCGTAGTCAGCCATGCCTGAAATTTATAAGTAAATATTAATCTATCAAGTATATGTTTTACCAGTGTACTAACGTGTCTGTTCGATTTCGCAGGCTGCAAAGATGTCCGCCACGGAGAGTGCGGATCCGGTGAGGAAGTCCTTGCCCTCCAGCCAGACCTCCTCGACCACGTCCAGATTGCGCTCCATGTGCATGCGGACGGTCTCGATCTTGGCCTCGGAGGGAGTGCGTCCGGTCAGGAGCGGCTCCAGCCACACGGTGCGGAAGTACATGGCGCACGTGAGCCGCAGGGACATGTGCTGCCACTCGAGGAACTCGTCCACGCGACTCTGGTCCACAAAGTACTTGGGATAGAGGTGCTCCGGGATCTTGCCCTTGGCGCTCAAGTAGCGCAGGATGGCCACGCTCTCCGCCAGCTTGTAGCCATTGTCGTGGATGCAGGGCACGCGCTGGAAGCGGTTAATCTGCTGCTTGAAGTCTTCGGTCAAGTGCTCGCCTTGGGGGCAAAGACCGTGGTTAAGATAAGATTGTAGCTATGAACGGCGGGTCGGGGTTCCATGTCTATGCCTTTAAAAAACACCCAAAGATGTTGAGAAAACTATTGAACTTTTAAGGCAATTTTTCAACCCAAAGAAATTCTGTTGACGCTTTCCTAGCTCTGCCCAAGACATGGACCCACCCTGATTACCCTTACCATTCCGCAGGGCCACCACACAGTCTTCGAAGGGCATGTTGCTCAGTCGGAAGATAATGAACAACGCCCTCGAGGGCTGCGACATCAGGTCATAGTAGTACCGAATCGGTGAAGACATTTTCAGGTTGGTTGCCTGTCGAAAGGGAACTGTAACGACGATACAGAGCATTAGTCCTATAGCATTAGTAAACAAAAAGGCACCGGTCCAAAGATCACCAACGAATCACCACTGAAAATGCGAAGAACTTCGGGAATTGTATGTATTATTCACTCACCCACAAAAACGGTCAGAGGGAGCTAAACTTTTGAGCTCCGATGCAGATCGGAATATACGAAGAGAAAAATGACGAGAGCGAGCTTTACGTTACGTATCTTATCAACAAAAAGCTTTGGTTTCAGTAGAGATGGGAATTTACGCGAATATCATATCGGTGCACAGGAAAGTATTGTATTTccgtaaatattttaataagagtgacaaaatattttaaaattaataatccAAACGGAAAGAACTAAGGTGGAAATATGACTTGTTCATCTAAATTTATTTAGTATTGCGGAATTTATaatattcaatatttaaaCATTATCCGATTTGTATCCCTTAAAGTGAAAGACCTTTTTTAGTTTTGGGTGAAAATTATGTCTAAggatatattatatatattttaattcactAAGTAAAAAGCGGTTGAGTAACCTTACTTACTTACCTCTGGCTCGTTCCACCTCTTCAAAGGCCAATTGCAGCTGATCCTCGTCATTGCTTAGTCCAAGTAAACTGGCCAAAAACGACAGCGACATCGCGAGATCCGAATTCTTCTGAACTGAGCCAGCGAATGTGTTGATTGCAGCTGGCTTCTGTATACTTATATACCCCCAAGTTGTGGATGCTCTCCAGAAAATTGACAGAAAATTCGAATGCGACTGCGAGTCAAACAGACAAAAAtgaaagtaaaaaataagCGCAAGGCAGAATTAACTCTCAAGATAAgaaaaattttctttttttataacgtctacacttaaaaaaatacactTAAAAAGGAATACAACCCCTTAAAATAAATGCGAAATttcgtcaaaaaataaatttcccgaaaagtgatagggatcgatagccttgCTTGAAAGCTGCTCATAACAGGCGGTCTTTTTGTTATGCGACTCGATTCGACCAAAATACGACCTAAAAACGGCTTAAAAATAACGtatttttcgccaaaaaataACACTCCCTATTTTTGggcaaaaaaaatcagtattttggtcGACAAATTGCGAAATGAAGTCAGAATATAAAATgtgatacctcgttgagctcctAATTAAATTctcaatcgattggcatttaaatctaaaaaatttattttttgaaaaattttcgaaaaaaatagatgatacaaccccttacaaaaaatgcaaaatttcgtcaaaaaataaatttcccgaaaagtgatagggatcgatagccttgGTTGAAAGCTGCACATATCAGGCTGTCTTTTTGTTATGCGAATCGATTTGACTAAAATACAACCTAAAATACGACCTAAAAACGGCTTAAAAATAACGtatttttcgccaaaaaataACACTCCCTATTTTTGGgcaaaaaaatcagtattttggtcGACAAATTGCGAAATGAAGTCAGAATATGGAATGTGatacctcgttgaactcgtaattaaattctcaatcgattggcatttaaatctaaaaaatttattttttgaaaatttttcgaaaaaaagatgatacaaccccttacaaaaaatgcgaaatttcgtcaaaaaaaaaatttcccgaaaagtgatagggatcgatagccttggttgttagctgctcataaCAGGCGGTCTTTTTGTTATGAGACTCGATTTGACTAAAATACGACCTAAAAACGGCTTAAAAATAACGtatttttcgccaaaaaataATACTCCCTATTTTTGAACAAAAATAATCAGTATTTGGGTCGACAAATTGCGAAATGAGGTCAGAATATGGAATgtgatacctcgttgagctcgtaattaaatttccaatcgattggcatgtAAACctgaaaaatttattttttgaaaatttttcgaaaaaaaagatgatacaaccccttacaaaaaatgcaaaaattgatgaaaaaatTAGTTTGCCAAAAAGTggtggggatcgatagccttggttgttagctgctcataaCAATCGGTCTTTTTGTTGTGCGCCCCAATTTGACTAAAtaacgacataaaaacgttttaaaaatatcgtATTTGACCAAGCTACGGCTGATAAGCCGCCAAAAAACCGGTATTCTTGTCAAAAATTGCAATACTTTTTTTCACACCAAAAAAATCGGTGTTTTGGCCATCATTTTGCGAAGTAAGGTTATTTTTCCAGTGTAACTGTACTTCATTCATGCCTTGCCAATCTGACAAATAATCACATTTTTCTGGGCCATTGGCAACTACGAGTGGCCAGGAATTGAAACTTTAAGGAAGGTCCGTCTTATCGCCAGATAAGGAAATATTGTTTACCTTAAACTCTATGGCAACAGGCTTACGCAGCGATCAGCTGATGGATCGTAATATATCGTACGTTCGATTTGGATATTGATATCTGACCATCCGCCACGAAAACTTCAGTTTTGATTAGGTATATATCGTATATGtgttatttattaattccatTTCAAACATACCGACGTCATTTGCTTTGTACTTGTATACAtttatactatatatatagattCATATTCATATCGTGTgggtgtatatatatattgtatttGTAATTGAGATAAAGTGGAGCCGAGGTGTCGTCTACCTCTTGTTTGTCCGGGGAAAGGTACATTTACAAAGAGTATAAGTAAGGTATAAAGATAATCCACAACATTTATACTCGGTGTAGAAAGAGAGATCACACAGTGGGGGAAATAGATATAAGTACGCGTTGACTTTGCATtgtagatatatatatatatatatttatataaaaattaaatacaattaaataaaaatggaaCTCGGTTTGGCTTGGCAGCTTATATATAGATAATAGACACACAAGATCCGACTATATGCCGTGTATATGGATATTTAAGGGTACTTGACTTATTGTTGACTTGATTGTTACACACAATTGGATATTTCTCGCTGGTACAGAGTTTCTTTCGGTTTGGTTTAGTTGAAAGTCGGGGTTACTTTGGAACGgaacttatttttaaaaatttctcaATTAGGTATTATGTGGGTGTCTACTcctttttgatttatttatatttatcgTTCGATTTGGTAATACAGTCGCTTCAGATCAATgttaaaaaaagtattatagAAACAGGGATGGTAACAATTGTTGATTATGATATTTTCGGTAATTTAAGTAATCAAGGATAAGTATAAGGAtctaaacaaaaaaaaactttatagACAATCAAATAGGTTATTATTAGAAAAACCATCAAGTAACATCGATATTTCAGTTGAATTAATTCAGATTGTAAATAGTAGTTGATCTGATTTCACTGATAAAACGCACTTTTTGTGTATATATTGATAATTTTATTTGCCTTTTGATAGAACGTGATAATTACATTGTACTCCCCCGATTTTCTCCATATGATATTTGTTTTCTGTATAAAAAACACACGAAAAACAAATTGTTCGAGTGCAAAGTGTGAATATCAGATGTCTATACAGTCGTATAAGGATTTCGTATATAAGATTTCAATCTTTTGTTCAGAGTCTTTTGCATTTGCTGCCCCTGTTTTCTGGTTTCCTTCATTTCTGGGGATATGCGTGAAGAGTTTGGGAAGAACTTACGTAGGCATAAGAATACAGTTAACCATTAGGATTACAGTTACAGTTTCAGTTAGTGTTTTTTTGGGTTGCATACAAATCTAGGTTAAATACTTTATAGCGAAGACATCAATCGACACATACTTATTGTTTGTTAATCCGCTCTATCGCATTGTCAtctaaattgtttttttactGGTTATCTTTGGCAAACGAAATTTGATTGAACTACGATCTAGACTCTAGAATAACGCGCTATATATTTGGGTTCTATCCAGCTCTTCCACATTCTACTTGTTTTCGATGATCATCTGCAGCTGGAGGACCAGACTCCGGGCCAACTGGAGCACGGATCGGGCATTGTGGCGCTCggccatttctggaaaagtaCAGATTATGTTAAATATCATCTAGGTAATTAATAAAGGCTTACGACCGGTTTCTCAATGGCATGTTACCTTTTGCCATTAAGGTATATGGCTTTGCCGGTATCATCTAGTTTATCAGAAGAAAAgaataatttgtttttccgACGTAATTTAACTGCATATTAACTTTTGCCGCCAGATAACTAACTAAAACCTTAACCTGACATTGAGAAATTGGACCTTAAGAGCATCCACTTGCCATTGAAGAACTTGATGACATCGGTGAAGTCCATGCTGTTCGAGAGGATGATGTCGCGGTAGGTCTCCAGCAGGGCCAGGGCCAGGAAGAGGACGAAGTGGCCGGAGGCGATGTGCTTGGCCGCCCAGATCACCTCCCAGGTGGCGAAGACGTCGTCGTAGACGAGCTCCCTCTTGAAGTCCAGCAGGAACCACCGGTAGCAGAAGTAGAAGTGCGTGTAGTCGCCGTTCGAGTCCATCAGGTCGTACATCTCGGAGTCGAGGATCTGGATGAGGGATCTGTTGGGGCGGGAGATTgtcatttaaattcaaaactgAGTTGGAGGTGGACCATCACCTCATGTTGGCGAAGTGCATGTCCATGGCCCCGCCACTCGGGAAGTTCTCGATCATGCGCTCCATGAGCTTGCAGAAGCAGCTGTAGCTGAGCGACTCGTCGTCGAAGATGACCAGGAGGGGAGCCACCAGGTCGCACATGCCCTGCATGTAGCCCACGTCCAGGTGCTCCCACACGTACGTGGAGATCACGTTGCGCAGCTTGTCCAGGTTCTCGTTGGCGAAGTACCAGTAGTTCCTGTCGCAACGCTGCACATCCTTCTCGATCCGGTGCAGATTCAGCCCGAACTGCTCCAGGAGTTCGCTCTGCAAAATGTATGATATATAGGGTTACAAAAAATGTGGATTGATTAGAACCCATAACCCATAACCCATAGCCTAGAGCTACTTACACTGTAGACTCCTCCATTGGAGCTGGCTGGCGAGGCGCAGGCGGACTTGGGCTGCTGCAGGGCATCCAGATTgacgcctcctcctccgccgaCGGATTCGCCGGCCTGCTCCTCCACGGGTGACATTTGGTCGCCCTCTCCCAGCTTGGAGCTGCGCTCCCAGTGGGTGATGTCCACTGAGGCCTTGGTGATGATGACAGCCGCCGTTGCCTGTGGAGGCGGTGGAGGCGGCGGCTTCACTGCATCCTCATCCTCGGGCAGCTGGAGGTCGTCGGCACTCAGGTACTCCGGGCTGAGGACACTGCGCGTGTCGCTGGTCGGCTGCTGGTGGCCACCGCCAGGACCCACTGTCTCGTACGAGGAGGCCGTGGAAGTGGAGCAGCTGGGCTCCGGATTGAGCTGATCCTCCTGGTCGTCGGCCGAACCGGCTGACGGAACCGGCTCCTTCTGCTGATCCAGCTGCTTCTTGGCCTTGTTGCcctccacctccacctccacctCATCCTGCTCCTCGTCCAGCTCATTGAAGTTCTCACCCTCGTCCACATGCCCCGAATCCGTGCTCGTCTTCATGGCCCTGGGAATGGGCTTCACACTCAGGTGGTTGCCACTCACGGGACACTCCActggctgctgctgcagctgctgctgctcatCAAACTCCAGATCGCCGGGATCGGAGATGTCCGAGATGTCCTCGAACACCTCGTTATCCAGCTCGCCGCCCGCCTCGAGATCCGCCGCCCTGACGGTCCTCTCGTTTCCGGAATTGCTGCCGGAACTCAACTTGGCCACCGCCCGCGCCGTCTTCTCCTTCTCCCGCTGCTGCACAATGGCGTCCACCGCCAGCCACTCGCTCATCGTCGTCTCGTAGTAGTGCTTGCAGGTCTCGTCCTGCTTCCGCCGCTCCTCCGAGGTGGAGCCGAAGGCGTAGTGGCCCAGCAGATAGGGCCACACCTCCTGCCGCAGTTCCGGCTGGACGCCCCCGAAGTAGACCAGGCGGTAGAACTCCGTGGCGTTCTCCAGGACCCCGTCTACGTTCAAGAGCTGCCAGCGCTCCTTGGTCAGGCCCTCCTCGTCGGCTTTCACTGGAGGAGAACAGGACAAAAGGATTGGGGTGAATATGGTGAAAACGCCTTCCTCTCGAAAGTACTACTccgaaaataatatttaacatttttatacccttgcagagggtataaacTTTGGTCTTCTAAAGTAATATCTTTTTAAGTATTAAAAGACACATTAGCAGGCCTTGCCAACTCACTTTCCGGGGTAATCCTGCCGTGCACCAGGCCGGACAGGTGGGTGCGCACCGTGGAGAGGTGGCGGCAGTAGGCCAGCCAGCCGTAGAAGGCCCTGGAGATGATCTGCCGGCGCATCGTGGAGCAGACCATCTCGATGCTGGTGCTCTGCGCCTggagcagctgctgctgctgctgctggaggAGCAGCGGCGACTCCAGCGGGAACTGGTCGATGGAGAGGCTCTTGTTGGAGCAGTCGCTGCTGCCGGTGGTGGAGCAGCTGCTCAGCTGCGCCCGGCGCGGAGTACTCCGCACGAAGTCCAGGATCGAGTGGGTGGCAGCTGGAAGGGGTAAATATTCAAgctcatttaaaataatttctatCCATTAATAGGTTTAGttactaattttaaaaatggataTATTAAACTTATCAAACATAGTCAATTTAAGGATATTAAACTTTGATTTATAATAGTAACTTTGTATGCATATAATAACAGTATAAAATGTCTAAAGCTGGCAGATACTTGCtacaattaaataaagaaaatagtTTCATATTACTTTTTAGTTGTATTCAATATTTTCTACCATGATTTCAGTGTTTTcataattttattgttttgtatTTCATATTTAATTCCACATGCAAGTGTTTATATTgtactttaaggaacattaaCTTTGctttaataattaatattaataaaataaataaaccaaatTTTATATGATTCTATGTTCCAGCACTCACCAAACTCCTCGTGGCGGCTTTTGCTGACGATGCGGAAGACGTAGTCGATGGGCGTCTCGTCCACGGACTCCATCACCGAGGGCAGGATGCGGCGGCGCATGCTCCTGGGCCAGAGGAACATCTTGCCGATGCCGCGCTGGGACCACAGCGGCGGATCCAGCTGGCCGTGGGGCAGCAGGCCCGTCTCCAGGCAGCTGAGGAACTGCTGCATGTGCCCGCCCTCGGGGAAGTGGATGGGCGGCCGCTGGACGCCGTCCTGGCCCACCAGGATGACCGTGCCGCCGCTGTCCTCGCCGCGACTCTGGTGACAGTGGACGTAGACGATCTCGTCCACGTTGATGTTGAGGGCGTAGGCCCAGAAGGCGTCCTTGTCGATGTCCTCCGCCTCCTCCGCCTCGGTGTAGCCGTTCATCAGCTGGTTGGGCGTCCACTTGATGGTCAGCGTCTGGATGTGCTGGTGCAGGCTCAGGTAGCCGGGCATCGGGTCGGCCACGTCCTTGGGCAGCACCTGCACGTTGTTCTTGCCGTAGAGCAGCGTGGCCTTGGCGTTCTGGTGCAGCGACTCCACGTAGTCCTTGGCCACGCTGGCCGAGGCGATCGACTTGAAGGACCCGCTGCTCGCCTCGTCGGAGCTCGTGTTCAGGCTCCGCTTGAAGTTAATGATCGCCGGGCGGGAGCAGGTCGACGAGGAGCGGCGGACCGAGCTGATCCGGTGGCGTTGCACCTGGTTCGGGTTCGGGGTCGGGGGTAGGGAAATATTTAATagaatttagttttaaaataataattatcttagcttataatgtgaaaaatcGTATTGAGCTCATATAAAATTTGGAAGTagatttttattatatatcaTTATATCAAGTCCTCACCAGTTCATCGGCATGCGGATCGGTCCAGTAGTGATCGGCTGTCTTGGCCCGCGTGAATTCCAGGGCACAAGGACCCACCAGCAGGGAGCTCAGGATGGATCCGTAATCCGGATCGGCCACCAGGGAGTCGCGATCATAGAAGCTGCTGGCATTGCTCACCAGATACTCGATGATCTTGGTGAGTCGCTTCTCGTAGAGAGCCAACCGAATCCACAAATATCTATATAAAACAGTTATTGCCAAattaatttatacaaaataatattatcaaaataattttGGATGACTGTCTAATGTATAACtcgcaaaaattaaaaacaaatcgAATCCGGTTTagaagtatttttaaaaaagctaTAGATATGTTGAAATTTCAATAAATACTTTTCATATAAATATAAAGTAAgttttaaattcaataaataattatttctataaacatgttttaaattcaataaatACTTTCCCTTTAAATAAGttataaattgtaaaaattgcTGATATAATTAAAACGTCAGTAACAAGTTGAAATTGGATATTAAGTTATTGGCAGCAGTATAAAATTGGGAAAACCCAATTAAGTTATTACAAAATGAAATGATAAAgttacaaaaattatttataagttTAATTGGATTTTAAGTTGTTGGCAGCAGTATACAACTGAGAAAATCAAACTACAAGACTGCAACTCACTTCATGCTGGCCAGGGACATGCTGGAGTTGCTGGCACTGACGCTGATGGACGCGGAGGCGGAGGACGAGGTGGCCACCGCATTGCTGCCGCCGGTGGACATCgagttgctgctgctcttcTTCAGCATCGGCGGTCGCTGGAAGCTGTCGCT harbors:
- the GstT3 gene encoding glutathione S-transferase theta-1 isoform X1, which encodes MSLSFLASLLGLSNDEDQLQLAFEEVERARVPFRQATNLKMSSPIRYYYDLMSQPSRALFIIFRLSNMPFEDCVVALRNGEHLTEDFKQQINRFQRVPCIHDNGYKLAESVAILRYLSAKGKIPEHLYPKYFVDQSRVDEFLEWQHMSLRLTCAMYFRTVWLEPLLTGRTPSEAKIETVRMHMERNLDVVEEVWLEGKDFLTGSALSVADIFAACEIEQTRMADYDVRIKYPKIRAWLKRVRQSCNPHYDVAHEFVYKISGTGPQAKL
- the GstT3 gene encoding glutathione S-transferase theta-1 isoform X2 encodes the protein MSSPIRYYYDLMSQPSRALFIIFRLSNMPFEDCVVALRNGEHLTEDFKQQINRFQRVPCIHDNGYKLAESVAILRYLSAKGKIPEHLYPKYFVDQSRVDEFLEWQHMSLRLTCAMYFRTVWLEPLLTGRTPSEAKIETVRMHMERNLDVVEEVWLEGKDFLTGSALSVADIFAACEIEQTRMADYDVRIKYPKIRAWLKRVRQSCNPHYDVAHEFVYKISGTGPQAKL
- the tbc gene encoding small G protein signaling modulator 1 — its product is MVQTSADGSDYKERLIASVKKEVKQLMEEAVTKKYVHEESSSVTSLCGAVEVCLSQGLRRRALGLFKTSSTTALLHKIAKSCPEAEHISKMVQEIEASDPSKRSSSSSDSFQRPPMLKKSSSNSMSTGGSNAVATSSSASASISVSASNSSMSLASMKYLWIRLALYEKRLTKIIEYLVSNASSFYDRDSLVADPDYGSILSSLLVGPCALEFTRAKTADHYWTDPHADELVQRHRISSVRRSSSTCSRPAIINFKRSLNTSSDEASSGSFKSIASASVAKDYVESLHQNAKATLLYGKNNVQVLPKDVADPMPGYLSLHQHIQTLTIKWTPNQLMNGYTEAEEAEDIDKDAFWAYALNINVDEIVYVHCHQSRGEDSGGTVILVGQDGVQRPPIHFPEGGHMQQFLSCLETGLLPHGQLDPPLWSQRGIGKMFLWPRSMRRRILPSVMESVDETPIDYVFRIVSKSRHEEFAATHSILDFVRSTPRRAQLSSCSTTGSSDCSNKSLSIDQFPLESPLLLQQQQQQLLQAQSTSIEMVCSTMRRQIISRAFYGWLAYCRHLSTVRTHLSGLVHGRITPEMKADEEGLTKERWQLLNVDGVLENATEFYRLVYFGGVQPELRQEVWPYLLGHYAFGSTSEERRKQDETCKHYYETTMSEWLAVDAIVQQREKEKTARAVAKLSSGSNSGNERTVRAADLEAGGELDNEVFEDISDISDPGDLEFDEQQQLQQQPVECPVSGNHLSVKPIPRAMKTSTDSGHVDEGENFNELDEEQDEVEVEVEGNKAKKQLDQQKEPVPSAGSADDQEDQLNPEPSCSTSTASSYETVGPGGGHQQPTSDTRSVLSPEYLSADDLQLPEDEDAVKPPPPPPPQATAAVIITKASVDITHWERSSKLGEGDQMSPVEEQAGESVGGGGGVNLDALQQPKSACASPASSNGGVYSSELLEQFGLNLHRIEKDVQRCDRNYWYFANENLDKLRNVISTYVWEHLDVGYMQGMCDLVAPLLVIFDDESLSYSCFCKLMERMIENFPSGGAMDMHFANMRSLIQILDSEMYDLMDSNGDYTHFYFCYRWFLLDFKRELVYDDVFATWEVIWAAKHIASGHFVLFLALALLETYRDIILSNSMDFTDVIKFFNEMAERHNARSVLQLARSLVLQLQMIIENK